The DNA segment GGCCGCGACCGGGGCGTCCGGGTCGATCCAGTACCGGATCACCACCACCCTGGCGGACACCGCGGTCGTGGACGTGACCGCGCGCGGAGTGACGCTCGCGGCGCGGCCCTCGATCGAGTTCCGCCACGGACCTCTCGACACGCTCGTCATCGCGGGACCCGCCGGACCGCTCGCCTCCGGCGTGGCCCAGTCGCTCCACGTCACCGCGCGCGACGCGTTCGGAAACGAGGTCGTGAACCTCGACGGCTCGCCGCTCGGCGTCAGCCTCCTGACCGGCGGCGCGTCGCTCCCCTCGTCGGTCCCGTTCTCGGGCGGCGAGGCCTCGGTGCCGTTCACGCCCACCCTGACCCAGCCGCTCACGATCCGCGTGACGGAGGGCGGCGGCCAGAATTCCACGTACGGTCCGGTCTCGGTCGCGGCGGGCCCCGCGTACCGGCTGACCGCGCTCCCACTCGCGCCGGGGTCGAATCCGCTCGCCGCCGGGGACTCCCTCATGTTCCGCGCGCGCGTGACGGATGCCGGCGGAAACCCAGTGACGGGCACGTCCGTGAGCGCGTCCGTGATCGCGGGCTCGGGCGGGGTGGCGCCGGCCGGCGCGACGACGGACGCCCTGGGCGAGGCCGCGTTCCAGCTCACGTCGGGAGGCGTCCCCGGGCCGCTCGGCGTGCGTCTGCTCGCCGGCGCGAGCGCGGCTCCCGATTCCGTGCGCGCGGACACCGTGTCGGTCACGGTCGTTCCCGGCGCGACGGCGTCGCTCGAGGTGGTCGCGGATTCGCTCACCTGGACCGCGGGGGACTCCGTGCGCGTCCAGGTGCGCGCGCGGGACGCGTTCGGAAATCTCGTGGTTGCGGACGGGGCGACGGTGAGCATGAACGCGTCGGGCTCGGTCCGCTGGAGCCCCCCGTCGGGCTCCTTCGGCGGCGGCGTGTTCGTGTCCTACGGCCGGGACACCGTCTCCGAGTCGATCGCGATCGGTGCCACGCGCGCCGGAGGGATCACGGGAAGCGGCGGCATCGCCGTCGTGCGTCCCGCGGCTCCGTCGCGAATCGACAAGGTGGCGGGGGACGGGCAGAGCGCCGTCGTGACCCGGGAGCTTTCGCTCCCGCTTCGCGTCCGCGCGCGGGACGCGTTCGGAAACGCCGTGCCCGCGGCCGCCGTTCTCTTCCGCGTGACGGCGGGAGGCGGCTCGCTCGATGCGACGCGCGGCGGCGCCGCGGACTCGATCGTCTTCACGGACGTCTCCGGCCTCGCCGCGTGCGAGGTCGTCCGGGTCGGCACGGTGGCGGGAGCGGGCACGGATTCCGTCGAGGCGCGTCTCCTCGCCATGCCCTCGGCGCGCGTCACCTTCGGCGCGTCCGCGCTCGCGGACACGGCGGTCGTGATCGCGCTCGCGCCCGCGGGGCTGTCGCTCTCGGCGGGAGGCACGGGCACGGTGACCGCGACCGCGCGCGACGCGTTCGGCAATCTCGCGCCGGGCGTGCCGCTCACGTTCTACCTGGGTGGGCCGGCATTCGGCACGCTCGAGTCCCTGGGCGCGACCACGGGGGGACCCGGCTCGCAGAGCGGCGTCACGTCCGCGCTCGGGACGCTCGCGGTCCGCTACCGCGCGCCGTCGTCGGCTCCGGCGACGGACTCCGTCTTCGTGCGCGGCGCGACGCTTCCGCCGGTGGGGATCGCGGCGCAGGTAGGCGCGTCGGCGACGGCGAGCCTCCGGGTGGAGCCCGACCTGACCCAGTGGACCGCGGGACAGTCCGTCCGCGTGACCGTGCGCGCCGTGGACGCGTTCGGGAACCCCGTCACGACGGACAATGCCGTGATCACGATGTCGTCGGGGGGCTCGGTGCGGTGGTCGCCGGTTTCGGGGCCGCTCGTCGGGGGCGTGTTCCAGACCTTCGCGCGCGACACCGTGGCGGAGAGCGTGGCGTCGATCCAGGCTTCGCGCGCGGGAGGCGGCGCCGGCGGCGCGGGTCCCATTCTCGTCGTCCCCGCCGCGCCGTCGGGCGCGATCGCGGTCGCGGCGAGCCGCACCACGCTCACCGCGGACGGACGGAGCACCGCGTCCTTGACCCTGGGCCCGGTGCGGGACCCCTTCGGGAACACGGCGGCGAGCGGCACGACGATCGAGGTGCGCGCCGGAGCCGCCACGCTCGTCGGCCCGGACGCGTCGCCGCTCGACAGCCTGCAGCTCCTCACGGGAGCCGATGGACGGGCGTCCCTGATCCTGGTCGCGCCCGCCACAACGGGGACCGATCTCCTGCGCGCGACGAGCGGCGCGGCATCCGGGTCTCAGGCCTTCCTCTTCGAGCCGCCGCCCTCGCTCACGCACGTCGCGGGATCCCTGGCGCCGGCGGTGGTCGTGCCCGGGCTCACCGTCGCGTTCACCGTTTCGCTGACGAACAGCGGCGCCGGGACGATCCAGCTCGGTCCGGGAACGACGCTCTCGTTCGGCGCGGGCGCGAGCGCGTTCACGGCCTCGCTCGGCGGACCGGTCTCGATTCCGCAGGGGCAGACGTCCTCGCTCGGCTTCGCCGCCGCCGCCGTCCCGGGGACCCTCACGCCCGGCACGTACGCTCCGGCGCTCCGCGTCGTGGGCGTGGACGGGACGGGCGAGCCCTTCGACTTCTATCCGAGCCTCGCGGGGGCGCAGGTCCACGCGGCGGGCGTGAGCGTGGCGGCGGTCGCGGCGACTCCTTCTCCCGTCCCGCTCGGATTCGCCGACCTCTCGCTCGTGTTCGACGTCACGAACCCGACCGCGCTCGCCGCCGTGATCGACGCGGCGAGCCTCGCGGTCTCGCCGGGCGTGTTCACCGTGAACTCGGTCACGCCCCCGCTTCCCGCGCCGCTCCCCGCGGGCGGGACGACGCGGCTCACGCTCTCCGTGCGCGTCCCCGCGAGCGGGCTCGCTCCCGGAACGCCGGTGAGCGCGCAGCTCACCGCGACCGCGTCGTTCGCGGGCTCGTCGGTCACGGGCGTCAACGCGGCCCCGCTTCCCTTCACGGTGGAGTCGGCCGCGCGGATCGCCGCCGTTCCCGGAGGCGCCGCGCCCGCCCGCTATCTCCGCTCGCGCTCGTTCGCGCCCGGGGCGATCGTCGAGAACACGGGAACGTCCGCGGTGACGCTCGCCCGCGATGTCACGAGGCTCCTGCTCCAGCATCCGGGCGGCGATGCCCTGTCCGCCGGGCTCCGCGCCGCGACGGCGGTGGCCGGCGGCGACACCGCCGCGCTCGCGTTCGACTCGCTCGCGGTGCCGGGATCCGTCGCGCGCGGAAGGTATGCCGCGAAGCTGGTGCTGAGCGGGACCGAGGCGGGACAGGCGTTCGCCGACACCATCCCGCTCGCGCCGGACAGCGTCTCGGTGCTCGAGCCGCCCGTCCTCGCCGTGACCGCGCCGGTCGATCCCGCGGTCGTGAGCGCGGGGCAGGCGCGCCCGCTCCGGGTCACCGTGGTGAACTCGGGGGACGTCCCGTTCACGCTCGATCCGGCGACGGCGCTTCGTCTGGGAGCGCCGCTCTCCGTGGTGCTCGGATCCGTTGCCCCGCCGCCTTCCGTTCCCGCGGGCGGATCGGTGAGCCTCGACTTCTCCGGCGTCCCGCTCGGCACGGCGTCCCTCCCGGGGATCGCGAGCCTCACGCTCGAAGCCCGCGGCGCGGAGGACGGCGCGCCCCGCGAGGAGTCCGTCCCCGCGGGGACGCTCGACGCGCGGGCGCCTTCCACGCTCGCGTACGTGGCCGGGAGCGCCGCGCCCGACACGGTGCGCGCGGGGGAGACCCACGACATCACGCTCCTCGTGCGGAACGACGGCGGCTCGCCGTTCCTGCTCGATCCCGCGGCGTCGCGTCTCGTCCTGAGCGACGGCGTGGAGCAGGTCGTGGCGACGGGATCCGGCGCCCCGTTCGCGCTCGATCCCGCGGCGCAGGCCACGCTCACCTTCCCCGCGGCCTCCTTCCCGGCCGCGCTCGCGAGCCAGTCCTATCCCGTCACGCTCGTGCTCCGCGGCACGGAGTGGGGGCTCGCCGACAGCGCCACCGTCACGTCCGGCGGCGCCGCGATCGCCGTGATCGAGCAGGCCGCCGGAATCCAGGTGCGCGGGTTCGACACGGGAGCGCCCGCGCAGGTCGCGCCCGGAGCACAGGGCGTGCGCGTGTGGGGCATCGAGCTCACGCCGCTCGTGCCTCCGGGGGCGACGACGGCGGCGAGGCTCCACGCGCTCCGGTTCCGCGTCCTCGCGGACGGGAGCGAGGCGCCGTCCGCCGGGAACAATCTCGGGTCGATCTCGATCCGGGGGACGAACGGCATCCTCCTCGCGCAGGCCGCGGGCGGCGTTCCCAACCCGGTGCGGCTCGATCTCGTTCCCCCGCTCGCGATCGCGTCTCGAGCCGAGTCCGTGACCGTCGAGGTGACCCTCGCCGGGGCACCGACGGCGCGCGCGGTCGCGCTCCGGATCGCCGTCGAGCCGGACGTCGTCGTGCTCGACGACCTCACCGGGACGCCCGTGCCCATCCGCGGCGGCGGCGGGCTCGCGTTCACGCCGATCGTCTCGCCCACGGTCACGCTCTATGACCGGGCGCACGGCTACCCGAATCCGTTCCACGCGGGGCGCGAGGCGGTGCGGCTCTCGTACGTGCTCCCGGACGACGCCGCCGTGCGGATCGCGATCTACACGCTCCTCGGAACCCTCGTGCGCGAGATCTCGCTTCCCGCCGGCGCGGCCGGAGGAGCGCGAGGGCTGAACGAGGTGCCCTGGGACGGGAGGAACGGCGCGGGAGAGATCGTCCGTCCGGGGGTCTACGTCGCCGAGATCCAGGGGGCCGGCGCGAGCGAGCGGATCAAGGTGGGGGTGCTCCGATGAGGACCGTCCTGAGCTCACGCCGGCGGAGGGCTCGCGCGCGGCGGGAGCAGATCCTCCGGCGGGTGGTGCGCGCGGTCGCGGCGGGCGCGCTCGTCGCGGTCGCGGCCGTGCGCGCGGCCTCGGCCCAGACCGCGGGAACGGCGAACCTCCTCTCCTCGCCGGGGTCGTGGCCCACGACCGGCGCGATCAGCGCGTCGACCGCGCTCGGACTCGATCCGTCGGCGCTCTACCTGAACCCGGCGGGGCTCGCCGCGCAGGACGAGCGGACGCTCCTCGTGCATCACGGGCTCCTCCAGTTCGACACGTCGTGGGATCTCGCCGCGGTCTCGTACCCCATTCCCGGGCTCGGCGCGGTCGGGCTCGGGGTGGCACGCATCGGGACGAGCGGCATCGACGCGTACGACGCCGGAAACCAGGCGCTCGGATCGATCGGCTACTCCGAGACGTCGCTCGCCGCGGGCGTTGCCCGGCGCGTGATCGGAGACGTCACGGCCGGCGCCACGTTCAAGGTGCTGAGCCAGTCGCTGGGAGAGGTGTCGGCCGCGGCTCCGGCCGTCGATCTCGGCGTGGTCTACCATCCGGCGCGGTTCCGGGGCGGACAGGTGGGGCTGGCGGTCCAGAACGTGATCGCGGGCTCGCTCGACCTGGGCGGCTCGGCCCCCGCGATCGACCGCGCGTTCCGGCTCGGGCTCGCGAGCCCCGCCTGGCGGCTTCGAGAATTCACGCAGGCTCGGGCCGTCGTGGACCTCGGGAAGCAGGGAAGCGAAGGCATGTCCTCGCGCCTCGGAGTGGAGGTGACGCGCGCCGGCCTCGGCTCCGCGCGAATCGGACTCCAGGGCGGGAACGCGACCGCCGGGATCGGACTCTCGTGGCGCCGGTACGGCGTGGATCTGGCGGTCTCCCAGGGCGAGGTCGAGATGACCCACCAGCTCGCGCTGCGCGTCGCGTGGGGCGAGCCCGTGAGCCAGTACGAGGCGCGCCGCCGCGCCGAGTACGCGAAGGCTGCCGAGGACTCCCTCCGCTCCCGTCGCGCGGCGCAGCTCGCGCAGGATCGTGCCCGTGCCGAGGAAGCCGAGCGGGCCGGGGAGTGGGAGACCGCGCTCGTCCTCTGGGAGGTCATCGCGCGAGAGCTGCCCGGCGGCGGCTACGAGGCGCGCGCGGAGCGCGCTCGGAAGGAGATCGCGCTGCGCGCCGAGCGCGGGCTCGAGGCGGAGAGCGCCCGGCGGCTCGCCTCCGCGATGACGGCGATGATCCGTGAAGCCGTGAAGCGCGGCGACCTGGAGGAGGCGGAAGGGCTGCGGCGAGGCCTCACGCGTCCGGAAACAGGAGGCGTTCCCGCCGCTCCGGAGAGCCTCGCCGCGCTCGAGCGCGAGATCGCGGACGCGCGCACGGCGGTGGCGGACCGGGCCGCCGCGCGCGCCGACTCGCTCCGCGTGGCGGGACGGCTCCTCCAGGCGGCCGAGGAGGCGGCGCTCGCGCTCCGTCTCGAGCCGGAGCACGCGAAGGCCCGCGCCGTGTGGACCGAGCTCGAGTCGACGGTGGGGAAGAGCGCGACCCAGACGGCGACGCTCTCCCGGAAGCTCGAGTCCCTGACCTCGGTCCAGGATGCCTCGCGCGCGTTCAACGAGGGGCGCTACCAGGAAGCGCGGGCCGCGGTCCGGAAGGCGCTCGCGCGCGATCCCGGAAGCCCCGAGGCGAAGGCGTGGCGCGACCGGATCGAGCGGCGTCTCGCGAAGCCCAAGCCCGAGCTCGACGCGCGCATCAAGCAGCTCTACGTGCGCGGCATGGAGGCGTTCGCGGCCGGGAACTATCCCGAGGCGCTCCGCCACTGGGAGCAGATCCTCGCGATCGACCCCTTGAACGAGAGCGCGCGCCGCCACGTCCTCGAGACGCGCGAGCGCATGAAGGCCGAGGCGGCGCGGTGAAGATCCCGAAGCTCCAGCGCGCGATGCCGCCGCGCCGGTTCCAGCTCCGGGTCGTGGCCGAGGACCGGCACCTGGCCGAGATCCGCGACTTCGTCCAGGACGCCGGCGAGAAGCTCCTCATCCCGCAGAAGATCCTCGCGAACACGAAGCTCGCCGTGGACGAGGCGTGCACGAACGTCATCAAGCACGGGTACAAGGGGGAGTCGGGCGGCTTCATCGAGATCGTGATCACCGGAAACGGGCGCGACTTCTCGATCGCGATCCACGACACCGGGAAGAGCTTCGATCTCCGGAACGTGAAGAGCCCGGACCTCAAGATGTACGTGGAGACGCGGCGCAAGGGCGGCTTCGGCGTCTTCATCATGAACCAGCTCATGGACGAGGTGCGCTACCGCGCCGGCCGCGACGGGAACGTCCTCACCATGGTGAAGCGCATCGGCAGGAACGCGCGTCGCCGCCGAGGGAAGGGGAAGAACCGGCGCTCGCTCCAGTTCACCTACACGGTGCAGGCGTTCGGCGCCATCACGTTCCTCGTCGTCGCCGCGTTCACCGTGATCCACATGCGCCAGCGGGACGCGCTCGAGCGCGAGGTGCTCCTCCAGGCGCGGAGCGCCGCGGCCAGCGTCGGCGCGACGGCGGTGGAGACCCTGACGCGGCGCGAGCCCATGTCGATGGAGCAGACGCTGCTGAACCAGTCCATCCGCGCGCTCCTCCGCGCGCACCCCGAGTACGCGTCCGCGCGCGTGCTCGATCCGGGCGGCCGCATCTGGGGCTCGGACCAGTTCCAGGAGGTCCTCACGGTTCGGACCCTGCCCGCGGTCGTGCGCGAGGTGGGGACGCCGGGCGCGCCTGGCGCCCCTACGGTCGCCTTCGGCCCCACCGACGGGAAGCGCCGCGAGCTCCACCACCCCGTGCTCGATCCCGCGTCCCGCGGCGCGCCGCGGCTCCTGGGATGGATCGAGCTGACCGTGCGCGAGTCGGCGATCGCGGGGCGCGTGCAGACCGCGATGATGGAGCTCGCCACGATCGCGCTCTTCACGCTCGTCCTCGGCTGCGGCCTCTCGGCGCTCCTCATCGCGATCTTCGTCCGCCCGATCCAGGCCCTCTCCGACAGCGTGCGCGCGATCGGCGAGGGGACGATGGTGGCGGACATCGGCACCTCGGGGAACGAGGAGATCGACGAGATCGCGCGCGCGTTCAACGAGGTCACGGCGAAGTTCCGCTCGGCCCAGAGCCACCTCATGGAGCAGGAGCGGATGCAGCAGGAGATGCAGATGGCGCAGGAGATCCAGCAGATGCTCCTCCCGCGCCGCGTGCCCGAGCTCGAAGGGTTCGAGCTGGGCTCGCTCTACCGCGCCGCGAAGGAGGTGGGCGGCGACTACTACGACTTCCTCACCGTGGACGACCGCACGGTGGGGGTCGTGGTGGCCGACGTCTCCGGAAAGGGCGTTCCCGGTTCCCTCGTCATGACCATGATCCGGACCGCGCTGCGCATGGAGGCGCGCGGGAACCGCTCGGCCTCGGACGTCATGGCGAAGATGAACTCGTTCGTCACCGAGGACATGAAGAAGGGGATGTTCGTCACGATGTTCTACGTCGTGCTCGACTCCGTGAACCGGGCCGTCACCTACGCGAGCGCGGGACACAACCCGATGATCCTCTACCGCGGCGAGTCGGATGCCACGTACTTCCTGAAGCCGAAGGGAATTCCCGTGGGGATCGACGTTCCGGACGGAGAGCTCTTCCGGAGGACGATCTCGGTCGAGAAGCTCACGCTCCGCCAGGACGACATGCTCGTGATCTACACGGACGGGATCACCGAGGCGATGAACCAGGAGCGGGAGCAGTTCGGCGAGGCGCGGCTCCTCGCCGCCATCAAGAAGCACGGGCACGGGACCGCGCAGGAGTTCGCGGACGCCCTGAACCAGGAGATCCACGACTTCACCGGCGGAGCCCCGCAGAACGACGACATCACGCTCGTCGCGATCAAGGAGCGGGTTCCGGTCGAGGAGCGGCTCGAGTCGAACCGCCGCGAGCTCTTCCGCCTGATCGACGAGGAAGGCGTCTCGATCGCCGAGGCGTGCGACCGGCTCAAGATGTCCCCCTCGACCTACTACTCGTACCGGCGCCGCGTCGGCGAGGTGGGCGTGGACGAGGGCCTCAAGGCGAAGCGGCCCCTCGTGCCGTTCGCGCGCGCGAGTCTCGAGGAGGAGGCCGCGATCCTCGAGATCGTGCACGCGGAGCCTCTCCTCGGGGCCAAGCGGATCCACCAGCTCTTGCACGGTGCAAACCGTTGCCGTGCCGAGCTTTCCGAGAAGGCAGTCTACGACGCCCTGAAGCGCCACGGGCTCAGCCGGAAGGAGAAAAGGCTGGAGTTCGCCCAAGGCGGTTCCGATAAACGGATGGCGAGGCTCGCCAGGGCCCTGACCGAGAACGGTCCCGTGGCCCCGGCGGATCCAGGAGGGGGAGCATGAAGGGAATCGACGTATACGTCGAAGCGGCGGCGAAGAACCCGGTCGTGTCGGTGCTGCGCGTCTCGGGATACGTGGACACGACGACGAGCCCCGATCTCGAGCGGCGGCTCCAGGCGCTGCTTCGCGAGAACCGCTACCACATCGTGGTGGACCTCGCGGGGGTCGAGTACATCTCGAGCGCCGGGTGGGGCATCTTCATCAGCGAGATCCGCGAGATCCGCGAGAACGGCGGCGATCTCAAGCTCGCCGGCATGATCCCGGACGTGAAGGAGGTCTTCGATCTCCTCGAGTTCGAGAACATCCTGAAGGCGTACACCGATGCCGAGCTGGCGGTGTCGTCCTTCGGCGAGAGCACGGCCGGCGCGACCGCGCCCTCCACGCCCGTCGCGGGCGGAGCGGCGCCGGCGGCCCAGCGCTCGGAGACGGTGCTCACGGACGAGGAGCTCGTCCGGGAGATCGCGCGCCAGCATCCCGACTACGGCCTCATGCGCATCCAGAAGGAGCTGCGCCGGCCGGAGCGCGGCGGGCGCGACCTGAACCCGGTCCAGATCTACGTGCTCCTCCGGAAGCTCGAGCTCGACACGCGCGAGCGCCGCGAGGCCTTCGCCCGGGGAACGCAGCCCACGGCGTAACGCCCCGGACACATTCCGCTTGACCCTCGAGGGGGCCGCCGCCTACCGTTCGCGGACGGCCCCCTCGATCGTTTCGCCCCCCGAGCCGAAACCCCGCGCACCGAACGCTGGTATCATTCCGTACTCCATGACGAAAGCCCCGCGCCCGTGAAGCTCGAGCTCACCGCGACGCCGCAGCTGATCGCGATCCTCCTCATCCTCGCCGCCTTCGCGGTGGGGATCTGGGCGTACACGACGCGCTATCCCGTCCTGCCGGGGCGGCGTCGCGGGATCCTGCTCGCGGCCCGCCTTCTCGCCCTCCTGGCGCTCCTCGTGGCCTCGCTCGCCCCCGTGCTGCGCTACCCGGAGTCCTCGCGCGCGCGGAACCGGCTCCTCGTGCTCGTCGACCACTCGGGCAGCATGGAGGTGCGGGACGTTCCCGGGGGCCGGAGCCGGCGGAGCGCCGCGGACAGCGCGGCCGCCTCGATCGCCGGCGAGCTGGGACGGCGCTACGACGTCCGCTCGGCCGCCTTCGACGCATCGGTCGGCCCCTTCGGGCGCGACGCGCGCGCGTCCGTCGAGGCATACCCGGGCGGGGGCGAGACGGCGCTCGGGGACGCGCTCCGCGCCACCCTTCGCCGGGTGGACCCCGATTCCGTGGCGGCGGTCGTCGTCCTGAGCGACGGCATCGTGAACCGCGGCGAGGATCCCGAGCGCGCGCTCGGCGCCGCGCTTCCCGCGTTCGCGCTCACCGTGGGGAGCCGCTCCGATCCGCCCACGGTCGGCATCGCCGGGGTCGAGACCCCGGCCGAGATGATCGTGGGACGTCCCACGCCGATCGTCGTCACCGTCCGGCAGGGGGCGCGGCCCGCCTCGAGCGGCGTCGTGCGCGTGTCCGAGGAGGGCCGCGAGCTGGGCCGCGGCTCGTTCTCGCTCTCCGGCGCGAGCGCCTCCACGCGCGTGACGATTCCCGTGACCGTGCAGAGCCGCGGCAAGCGCTTCCTCGAGGTCGAGCTCTCGGGCATCGACGGCGACCCGGTGCGCGAGAACAAGCGCCGCCTCGTCGCCGTGCTCGCGCGTCCCTGGAAGCGCACGGTCGTGATCGTGTCGTCCTCGTGGGACTGGGATCTTCGATCGCTCGCGCGCGGCGTGGAGGAGGACACCACGATCGCCGTGGTCCGCGCGGCGCCCGCGGGCGGTTCGCAGGTGGCGCGGCTCCACGGCGGGGCCGCCTCGCTCGAGAGCCTGCTCGAGGAGGCCGAGGCCGCGGTGGTCCGCTACGATGCCGCGACGATCACGCCGGAGCGCGCCCAGGTCCTGATGCGGTACCTGAACCGGGGCGGCGGGCTCTTCCTCTGGATCGATCCGCGCCCGCGCACGCCTGCCGATTCGCCGCTCACGCGCGCGCTCGCGCTCCAGTGGCGGTTCTTGGCCCAGTCCATCGGGGCCTCCGCCACCACGGATCTCGCGCCCGCGGGACGGACCCACGAGGTCGCGCTCCTCGGCCGGGACGCGGCCGGCGCGGCGACCGCGTGGAAGGACCTTCCTCCCATCGAGCCGATCGTGGTGCTCGGCACGACCGGGAGCCCGCTCCAGCCGATCGTCCTCGGCCGAATTGGAAGCGACACGGTCCCCATCGTGCTCGCGGGGATGGTCGGCAAGGGACGCGTCGTGTTCCTGAACGCGGCCGGCGTCTACCGGTGGGGCATCACCGCCTCGGGCATCACGGGGAAGGCGGGAATCGAGTCCGCGTTCTTCGGCGGGGCGATCCGCTGGCTGGCGGGAGGCGAGGAGTCGCGTCCCGTGAGGATCGCCGCTCCCGACATCACGCCCGAGGGGCGTCCGGTCGCGGTGCGGGTCACCGCGTCGCTCCCGGCCGCGGCGTTGCAGGGGGCCCAGGCGCGGGTCGTCGCGCGCGCGCAGGGGAGCGGGCGCGGGCGCGCCCCGGTCGAGGCAACGCTGGCGCCCGAGGGAGCGGGCGAGTTCGCCGGCGCGGTCACGCTTCCGCCGGGCACGTATCTCCTCCAGGGACGCGTGGCGCGCGCGGGTCGCGTGCTCGGGTCGGACAGCGTGCGCGTGGCCGTGGGCGTGCAGGGGATCGAATACGAAACGCTCGCCGCGGATCCGGGAACGCTCCGCCGCCTCGCGGAGCGCTCGGGCGGGCTCGCCGCGCCGCTCGACAGCGCGGGCCCCGTCCTGGAGCGCCTTCGCTCGCCCGAGCTCCTGCGCGTGCGGCTCGCCGAGATGGATCTGTTCCACAACCCGCTCCTCTTCGCGATCCTGATCCTCGCGCTCACGCTGGAGTGGGCGCTCCGGAGGAGGTTCAATCTGATGTAGCCGTTGGCCCGCGCGTCACCCCGACCCCGCACGCGCCCTCCGTTCGCACCCTCCCCTCGCCTCCTCGAAACGAGGAGACCTCATGAAGCGCCTCGCGATGGCTGCCTACGTCCTGGTTCTCGCGGTCGTCTACTCGCTCGCGCTCGCGTCGTGGCTCGCCTCCGCCGCGCGCGGGGATCTCGTGCTGAACGAGATCCTCTACGATCCCGACGGCGCCGACGAGGGGCGTGAGTTCGTCGAGCTGTGGAATCCGGACACCGCCGCGGTGTCGCTGGAGAACGTGACGCTGGAAGCGTGCGACGGCGCGCGTCCCGGGTCATGGAGCGTGGTGTGGCGCGGCGCCGTGGGAGCGGCGGCGCCCCCTCGAGCGGCGTACCTGGTCCCTGCCGTGGCGCTGACCGCCGCGATTCAGAACGGGCCCGACGCCCTCCGGCTCGCGCGCGGCGGCGCGGTGATCGATCTCCTCGGATACGGCGACCTGGAAGACGCGTCGCTCCGCGAAGGGGAACCCGCGGCGGACGCGGCGCCGGGGCAGAGCCTCGCGCGCGTGGGCGACGGCGTGGACACCGGCGTGAACGGCGCGGACTGGGCGCCGGAGCAAGACCCGACCCCCGGCGAGGCGAATCATCCGGATCTCAGACTGCGGTTCACGCGCGCGACCGCGACCGTCGTTCCGGAAGTGGCCTGGCCCGGCGAAGCGGCCGAGGCGCGCGTGTGGGTGCGGAACTCGGGAACCCGCACCGCCGACGCGGCGCGGTGGGCCGTGGTCGCCTCGATGTCGCTTTCGGAGCTCGCGAGCGTCGTGACCGCGCCGGGCGCTTCCGTGGCGCCCGGCGAGAGCGTCCTCGTGAAGGTCCCGCTCGCCGTGACGGCCTCCGGTCTCTGGAGCGCGAGCGCGCGACTCGAAGGAGCGCCCCCCGGCCCGGAGGCGGCGGACACCGCGACGGCGGTGATCCGATGCGTCGCCGGGCCCGTGGTCGTGACCGAGTTCGCGTATCGCGACGCGGGCGCCGGGGAATGGGTCGAGGTCTGGTTCCGGGAGCCGCTCGACGATCTCGCGCTCGTGTCCCTGGGCGACGACGCGACCCCGCCTCGCGCCCTCGACCGCGGGCCGGTGCCGCGCGCGATCGCGGCGGCGACCACGATCGTGATCGCCCAGGATCCCGCGGCCGTGCGGGCGCGCTTCGCGCTTCCGGAGAGCCTCGTGCTCGGGCTCCAGGGCGGCTGGCCCTCGCTCAACGACGGGTCGAG comes from the Candidatus Eisenbacteria bacterium genome and includes:
- a CDS encoding Ig-like domain-containing protein — its product is MERAVATLARIACAAAFASLATLAPSRAHAVPGSGTATIAPSTSVPVGTAGTWVVTYVATESFAWPQGGRVRVQIPSGWTAPQTTSPAQPGYVRVLDMASVHQYWVTGSTIEIDLGRPPENAFAAGDMIRISYGDGGGAAAASAPTTTGSATFLVSSDPAGNAPAPLTASPSIAVAPGPPNHLALEPAAISLTAGVPDTIVATVRDSFGNRSPLASGETFTLWTDRPGGRFRSLAGPLIFQTGIPLGGDSVAFTFTDTEAGGASGRIEVIDTNGSGTSLGTVAAPVATAPNVPSGNVTLAVIPDTLDANGAATAAVSSSVVRDAWLNVVAAGERFTVRDSLVTPLGDVDPGTPGVQWGVGSGGTLSGSVRAKTTPGLDSVTVASARGAARGARAIRLLAGPPVGTVPLVATPDSVAADGVATRAVTAAGLVDANGNTVRDGEPFTVSTTLGTIVSPDQDPSTTGIQVRAVAGAIGFTLLGGDVLGVANVSAASVRGSASGAIAVRVVPGAVDPARSTAVAPTPSTVGPTGSVLTVTLRDAKDHAIPGVSSDSIAVAVTGVPATAAPLAAATGASGSIQYRITTTLADTAVVDVTARGVTLAARPSIEFRHGPLDTLVIAGPAGPLASGVAQSLHVTARDAFGNEVVNLDGSPLGVSLLTGGASLPSSVPFSGGEASVPFTPTLTQPLTIRVTEGGGQNSTYGPVSVAAGPAYRLTALPLAPGSNPLAAGDSLMFRARVTDAGGNPVTGTSVSASVIAGSGGVAPAGATTDALGEAAFQLTSGGVPGPLGVRLLAGASAAPDSVRADTVSVTVVPGATASLEVVADSLTWTAGDSVRVQVRARDAFGNLVVADGATVSMNASGSVRWSPPSGSFGGGVFVSYGRDTVSESIAIGATRAGGITGSGGIAVVRPAAPSRIDKVAGDGQSAVVTRELSLPLRVRARDAFGNAVPAAAVLFRVTAGGGSLDATRGGAADSIVFTDVSGLAACEVVRVGTVAGAGTDSVEARLLAMPSARVTFGASALADTAVVIALAPAGLSLSAGGTGTVTATARDAFGNLAPGVPLTFYLGGPAFGTLESLGATTGGPGSQSGVTSALGTLAVRYRAPSSAPATDSVFVRGATLPPVGIAAQVGASATASLRVEPDLTQWTAGQSVRVTVRAVDAFGNPVTTDNAVITMSSGGSVRWSPVSGPLVGGVFQTFARDTVAESVASIQASRAGGGAGGAGPILVVPAAPSGAIAVAASRTTLTADGRSTASLTLGPVRDPFGNTAASGTTIEVRAGAATLVGPDASPLDSLQLLTGADGRASLILVAPATTGTDLLRATSGAASGSQAFLFEPPPSLTHVAGSLAPAVVVPGLTVAFTVSLTNSGAGTIQLGPGTTLSFGAGASAFTASLGGPVSIPQGQTSSLGFAAAAVPGTLTPGTYAPALRVVGVDGTGEPFDFYPSLAGAQVHAAGVSVAAVAATPSPVPLGFADLSLVFDVTNPTALAAVIDAASLAVSPGVFTVNSVTPPLPAPLPAGGTTRLTLSVRVPASGLAPGTPVSAQLTATASFAGSSVTGVNAAPLPFTVESAARIAAVPGGAAPARYLRSRSFAPGAIVENTGTSAVTLARDVTRLLLQHPGGDALSAGLRAATAVAGGDTAALAFDSLAVPGSVARGRYAAKLVLSGTEAGQAFADTIPLAPDSVSVLEPPVLAVTAPVDPAVVSAGQARPLRVTVVNSGDVPFTLDPATALRLGAPLSVVLGSVAPPPSVPAGGSVSLDFSGVPLGTASLPGIASLTLEARGAEDGAPREESVPAGTLDARAPSTLAYVAGSAAPDTVRAGETHDITLLVRNDGGSPFLLDPAASRLVLSDGVEQVVATGSGAPFALDPAAQATLTFPAASFPAALASQSYPVTLVLRGTEWGLADSATVTSGGAAIAVIEQAAGIQVRGFDTGAPAQVAPGAQGVRVWGIELTPLVPPGATTAARLHALRFRVLADGSEAPSAGNNLGSISIRGTNGILLAQAAGGVPNPVRLDLVPPLAIASRAESVTVEVTLAGAPTARAVALRIAVEPDVVVLDDLTGTPVPIRGGGGLAFTPIVSPTVTLYDRAHGYPNPFHAGREAVRLSYVLPDDAAVRIAIYTLLGTLVREISLPAGAAGGARGLNEVPWDGRNGAGEIVRPGVYVAEIQGAGASERIKVGVLR